A single genomic interval of Bacillus smithii harbors:
- a CDS encoding gamma-type small acid-soluble spore protein, whose amino-acid sequence MAKQNQFTSNTNAEKVKQQNAASAQGSKFGTEFASETDAQQVRQQNAASAKNQSQSQQSSSFATEFGSETDVQKVKQQNQQAESRKAQNSSGSNQQNQ is encoded by the coding sequence ATGGCAAAACAAAACCAATTCACATCTAACACAAACGCGGAAAAAGTAAAACAACAAAACGCTGCATCTGCTCAAGGATCTAAATTTGGAACAGAATTCGCTTCTGAAACAGATGCACAGCAAGTAAGACAACAAAATGCTGCGTCTGCGAAAAACCAATCTCAATCGCAACAATCTTCTTCTTTTGCGACTGAGTTTGGTTCTGAAACAGATGTGCAAAAAGTGAAACAACAAAATCAACAAGCAGAAAGTCGCAAAGCGCAAAATTCAAGCGGCTCAAATCAACAAAATCAATAA
- the mutY gene encoding A/G-specific adenine glycosylase has product MNLKEIDTEKFQHDLLEWYKREKRDLPWRKERDPYKIWVSEVMLQQTRVDTVIPYFERFMEKFPTLEALSEAEEEQVLKAWEGLGYYSRIRNLHSAVKEVKEKYGGKVPDTLEEMTSLKGVGPYTAGAVLSIAYGKPYPAVDGNVMRVASRILSIWEDIAKPASRKIFEEAIHHLMYTEDPSSFNQALMELGALICTPTSPSCLLCPVREHCHAFEEGVQEELPVKTRKKNMKLVHIGAVVLKNKEGKFLIHKREATGLLANLWEFPNFEMTSFLDPETRLRKLLEETYKVDSLIHNGTFAKIQHVFSHLTWDIDVYAGEIQNEIPEDERVKLVKPEEIQDFAFPVSHQKIWKEYKRTIRE; this is encoded by the coding sequence ATGAATTTAAAAGAGATCGATACGGAAAAATTTCAACATGACTTACTGGAATGGTATAAACGTGAAAAAAGGGATCTTCCTTGGAGAAAAGAGCGTGATCCTTATAAAATATGGGTTTCAGAAGTCATGCTTCAGCAGACAAGAGTAGACACCGTGATTCCTTATTTTGAACGGTTTATGGAAAAATTCCCAACTTTAGAAGCCTTGTCGGAAGCGGAGGAAGAACAAGTTTTAAAAGCCTGGGAGGGTTTAGGGTACTATTCAAGAATTCGAAACCTTCATTCAGCAGTAAAAGAAGTAAAGGAAAAATATGGAGGGAAAGTCCCGGATACATTGGAAGAGATGACTTCTTTGAAAGGTGTAGGCCCGTATACAGCGGGGGCTGTCTTAAGCATTGCATACGGTAAACCTTATCCTGCCGTTGATGGAAATGTCATGAGAGTCGCTTCTAGAATTTTATCTATTTGGGAAGACATTGCTAAACCGGCTTCTCGAAAGATATTTGAAGAAGCCATTCATCATCTTATGTATACGGAAGATCCTTCTTCGTTTAATCAAGCATTAATGGAATTGGGCGCTTTAATTTGTACTCCGACATCTCCGTCTTGTTTATTATGTCCGGTTCGAGAACATTGCCATGCATTTGAAGAAGGGGTTCAAGAAGAACTCCCCGTCAAAACGAGAAAGAAAAACATGAAGCTTGTTCATATCGGAGCGGTTGTTTTGAAAAACAAAGAAGGTAAATTTTTGATCCATAAGCGGGAAGCAACCGGATTACTTGCAAATCTTTGGGAATTCCCTAATTTTGAAATGACCTCATTTTTAGATCCTGAAACGCGACTCCGTAAATTATTGGAAGAAACATACAAAGTAGACTCTTTGATCCATAACGGCACATTTGCAAAAATCCAGCATGTTTTTTCTCATTTGACTTGGGACATTGATGTTTACGCCGGCGAGATACAAAATGAGATACCGGAAGACGAAAGAGTGAAGCTGGTCAAACCCGAAGAGATTCAGGATTTTGCATTTCCGGTATCCCATCAAAAGATTTGGAAAGAATACAAAAGAACGATACGAGAATGA
- the fabL gene encoding enoyl-[acyl-carrier-protein] reductase FabL, producing MSNKVALVTGSSRGIGKAIAIELARKGYDVVVNYARSKSKALETAEEIEKLGRKALVVKANVGDVEKIRDMFQQIQEEFGRLDVFINNAASGVQRPLMELEEKHWDWTMDINSKALLFCAQEAAKLMEINGGGSIVSISSLGSIRYLENYTAVGVSKAAVEALTRYLAVELSKKNIVVNAVSGGAVDTEALKHFPNREDMLEDAKKNTPAGRMVEIEDIVNTVMFLISKEASMIRGQTIIVDGGRSLLV from the coding sequence ATGAGCAATAAAGTTGCATTAGTAACAGGAAGCAGCCGAGGAATCGGGAAAGCGATTGCGATAGAATTAGCGAGGAAAGGCTATGATGTAGTGGTAAATTATGCTCGCAGCAAATCAAAAGCTTTGGAAACAGCAGAAGAAATTGAAAAACTGGGCCGAAAAGCGCTGGTTGTAAAAGCCAACGTGGGGGATGTCGAAAAAATACGTGATATGTTTCAGCAAATTCAAGAAGAATTTGGCCGTTTGGATGTATTTATTAACAATGCGGCCTCCGGTGTTCAGCGGCCGTTGATGGAGTTGGAAGAGAAGCATTGGGACTGGACCATGGATATTAACAGCAAGGCGCTCCTTTTTTGTGCACAAGAAGCGGCGAAATTGATGGAAATCAATGGAGGAGGAAGCATCGTCAGCATCAGCTCTCTCGGCTCCATCCGCTACTTGGAAAATTATACCGCTGTGGGCGTTTCAAAAGCGGCGGTTGAAGCTTTGACGAGATATCTTGCAGTGGAACTTTCGAAAAAGAATATTGTGGTCAATGCGGTATCAGGCGGCGCCGTTGATACGGAAGCATTAAAGCATTTTCCGAATAGAGAAGACATGCTGGAGGATGCGAAAAAGAATACACCTGCCGGAAGAATGGTGGAAATCGAAGATATTGTGAATACGGTTATGTTTCTGATTTCGAAAGAAGCCTCGATGATTCGCGGACAAACCATTATTGTCGACGGAGGCAGATCATTGCTCGTATAA